A region from the Leptospirillum ferriphilum ML-04 genome encodes:
- a CDS encoding IS110 family transposase, whose product MKVTTLGIDIAKTVFHLIGLDARGHEVLNKKVSRSHLTKTIQNLPPCRIAMESCGSANYWGREFEKMGHAIVLIPPQYVKPFVRTNKNDANDARAICEAALRPSIPTVPVKTEDAQDIQSLHRSRQLLIGFRTATINHIRGILLEYGIVLGQSPKKVGGELERLVNDPECGLSPSLRETLRVIGAELAGLESKLEDFDTWIENLAKRHPVCKRLMTVPGVGVLTATVLVALVGDPFRFRNGRHFAAYLGLVPKQHSSGGKNVLLGISKRGDTYLRTLLIHGGRAMVRSVMKIAAAGKEPAGRNTWILSLYERRGYNRTAVAVANKNARVLWALLTKEDAVYSPAGPALRKTA is encoded by the coding sequence ATGAAGGTTACCACACTGGGAATCGACATCGCCAAGACGGTTTTTCATTTGATCGGACTCGATGCGAGAGGGCATGAGGTTTTGAACAAGAAAGTCAGTCGTTCTCACCTGACAAAGACGATTCAAAATCTTCCTCCTTGCCGGATCGCGATGGAGTCCTGTGGATCGGCCAACTACTGGGGGCGGGAGTTCGAGAAAATGGGCCATGCGATCGTGCTGATTCCGCCCCAGTACGTGAAACCTTTTGTGCGCACGAACAAGAACGATGCCAATGACGCCCGGGCGATCTGCGAGGCGGCGCTTCGGCCTTCAATCCCGACTGTTCCGGTGAAGACGGAAGACGCCCAGGACATCCAGAGCTTACATCGGAGTCGTCAGCTTCTGATCGGATTCCGCACTGCCACGATCAACCACATCCGGGGCATTCTCCTGGAATACGGAATCGTGTTGGGACAGTCCCCTAAAAAGGTTGGGGGAGAGCTGGAGCGTCTTGTGAACGATCCGGAGTGCGGACTTTCCCCTTCCCTTCGGGAGACGCTTCGGGTGATAGGTGCGGAGTTGGCAGGACTCGAGTCAAAACTTGAAGACTTTGACACCTGGATCGAGAATCTGGCCAAGAGACACCCCGTCTGCAAACGGCTCATGACCGTTCCCGGAGTGGGGGTTCTCACCGCCACGGTTCTGGTCGCCTTGGTCGGAGATCCCTTCCGGTTCAGGAATGGACGCCATTTCGCTGCCTATCTTGGCTTGGTACCCAAACAGCACTCCAGCGGCGGCAAGAATGTGCTTCTGGGGATCTCCAAACGAGGAGACACCTATCTACGCACCCTCCTGATCCACGGAGGGCGGGCGATGGTGCGCTCCGTCATGAAGATTGCCGCCGCTGGGAAAGAGCCCGCGGGACGCAATACCTGGATCCTCTCCCTGTACGAACGGCGGGGATACAACCGGACGGCAGTAGCGGTCGCGAATAAGAACGCCCGGGTCCTGTGGGCTCTCCTGACCAAAGAGGATGCGGTGTATTCTCCGGCGGGTCCCGCGCTCCGGAAAACCGCCTGA
- a CDS encoding IS256 family transposase: protein MTPGKKSKTVSPGLKSLVQEDRDLMKELVREALQSFLEAEMTEFLGASSGERTDERKGYRAGYDRRSWITRVGKVELAVPRDRSGEFSTELFDRYRRSEKALFSVLAERYVQGVSTRRIKTVTEELCGLGFSASTVSAINKTLDAALTRFASRSLEEAFPYLILDARYEKVREDGVIRSRAVHIAVGVDTDGRRHLLAVELANRESRSSWKDFLIGLKKRGLSQVTSVVPDHPEGLKQAMAGLLPEALWQRCYVHYLRNALDHLPKTADDSCLKELRERDDRHTLPEAQEGLSRWMDRWQEIYPRCVEWVEETVGETFTFLKLPRAHHRSLKSTNVLERLNEEIKRRTRVVRIFPNPESCLRLIRALCSEVHDHWVSGKRYLDRTGEKPEKKRSMAVA from the coding sequence ATGACCCCTGGCAAAAAGTCTAAAACAGTTTCTCCCGGTTTGAAATCCCTGGTTCAGGAAGATCGGGATCTGATGAAGGAGCTGGTTCGAGAAGCGCTTCAAAGTTTTCTGGAAGCAGAAATGACGGAGTTTCTGGGAGCTTCTTCGGGAGAACGAACGGACGAGCGAAAAGGTTATCGGGCCGGCTATGATCGACGGTCCTGGATCACCCGGGTGGGCAAAGTCGAACTGGCGGTTCCCCGGGATCGCTCGGGAGAGTTTTCGACGGAACTCTTCGACCGCTACCGGAGGAGCGAAAAAGCCTTGTTCTCGGTCTTGGCGGAGAGGTATGTCCAGGGAGTCTCCACTCGTCGGATCAAGACGGTGACGGAGGAGCTGTGTGGCCTTGGATTCTCGGCTTCCACCGTGAGTGCGATTAACAAGACGCTCGATGCGGCGCTCACGCGTTTTGCGTCCCGGTCCTTGGAAGAAGCCTTTCCTTACCTGATTCTCGATGCCCGCTATGAGAAGGTTCGGGAAGACGGGGTCATCCGGTCTCGGGCTGTTCACATTGCGGTCGGCGTTGATACCGACGGCCGACGCCATCTGCTGGCCGTGGAGTTGGCCAATCGGGAAAGCCGTTCGTCCTGGAAAGACTTTCTGATCGGTCTCAAGAAACGGGGACTGTCCCAAGTGACCTCTGTCGTGCCGGATCATCCTGAAGGACTCAAGCAGGCCATGGCCGGACTTCTTCCGGAAGCCCTGTGGCAGCGTTGTTATGTCCATTACCTTCGCAATGCCCTGGATCATCTTCCCAAAACGGCCGACGACTCCTGCTTGAAGGAGCTTCGGGAACGCGATGACCGGCATACCCTCCCGGAAGCCCAGGAAGGTCTTTCGCGGTGGATGGATCGCTGGCAGGAGATCTATCCCAGATGTGTCGAATGGGTGGAGGAGACGGTCGGGGAAACGTTCACCTTTTTGAAGCTCCCGAGAGCACATCATCGCTCTTTGAAAAGCACGAATGTGCTGGAGCGGTTGAACGAGGAGATCAAACGACGAACCCGGGTGGTTCGGATCTTTCCGAATCCTGAGAGTTGTCTTCGTCTCATTCGCGCGCTGTGTTCCGAGGTGCATGATCACTGGGTCTCCGGAAAAAGGTATCTCGACAGGACCGGGGAAAAGCCCGAGAAAAAACGATCAATGGCAGTGGCATGA
- the smpB gene encoding SsrA-binding protein SmpB, producing MAGKDQSDARERATATNRKAFHQYEVLERFEAGIALYGTEVKALRDGRVNLGDAFVRIENEEAWLWQLHIGPYRAAFYDNHEPLRKRRLLLHKKEILRLMGLVRQKGLTVVPLRIYSGPRGLFKVEIALVRGKTQGDKRDAIREREANREIQRVFRSKQKVGR from the coding sequence ATGGCCGGTAAGGATCAGTCCGACGCCCGGGAAAGGGCCACCGCGACAAATCGGAAGGCGTTTCATCAGTATGAAGTCCTGGAACGGTTTGAAGCGGGGATCGCTCTGTACGGGACGGAAGTCAAGGCGTTAAGGGACGGTCGGGTCAATCTTGGGGATGCCTTCGTCCGGATTGAAAATGAAGAAGCCTGGCTCTGGCAGCTTCATATCGGTCCTTATCGTGCGGCGTTTTATGACAATCACGAACCTCTCCGGAAGCGGAGGCTCCTGTTGCACAAAAAGGAGATCCTCCGTCTGATGGGGCTTGTTCGCCAGAAGGGTCTGACCGTTGTTCCCCTCAGGATTTATTCGGGTCCCCGGGGTCTGTTCAAGGTCGAAATCGCTCTGGTCCGGGGAAAAACCCAGGGAGACAAGAGAGATGCCATTCGGGAACGGGAGGCCAACCGGGAAATTCAGCGGGTCTTTCGTTCCAAACAGAAAGTTGGCCGTTAA
- the queC gene encoding 7-cyano-7-deazaguanine synthase QueC gives MLHRDPDEIENQKAGGKGSVVLVSGGMDSAVTAAMAIRESPRVAFLHVRYGARAQDSEERAFRNIARHWGVDRVQVIDLAPLGALGGSALTDRSMEVPAANPDAPGIPSTYVPFRNAHFLAIATSWCEVLKFDRIWIGAVEEDSSGYPDCRRIFYDAFEEAIRLGTRPGTGIRIMTPVIHLNKGEIVSEGVRLGVPFEHTWSCYREGTRACGRCDSCALRLRGFSRAGIRDPLEYEISEMP, from the coding sequence ATGCTTCATCGGGATCCCGACGAGATTGAAAATCAGAAAGCCGGTGGAAAAGGGTCTGTCGTTCTGGTCAGCGGGGGAATGGACAGCGCTGTGACGGCGGCCATGGCCATCCGGGAAAGTCCGAGAGTCGCGTTCCTTCATGTGCGTTACGGAGCCCGGGCCCAGGACAGCGAAGAGAGAGCGTTCCGGAATATTGCCCGGCACTGGGGGGTGGATCGGGTCCAGGTCATCGACCTCGCTCCTCTGGGGGCTCTGGGAGGGTCGGCTCTGACCGACCGATCCATGGAAGTCCCGGCCGCCAACCCGGATGCCCCGGGAATTCCGTCGACCTATGTTCCCTTCCGGAACGCCCATTTTCTTGCGATCGCCACCAGCTGGTGCGAAGTCCTGAAATTCGACCGGATCTGGATTGGAGCGGTGGAGGAAGACAGTTCCGGGTATCCGGACTGCCGGAGGATTTTTTACGACGCCTTTGAGGAAGCGATCAGGCTGGGGACACGTCCGGGAACGGGGATCCGGATCATGACGCCGGTCATTCATTTGAACAAGGGGGAAATCGTTTCGGAAGGAGTCCGCCTCGGCGTGCCGTTCGAACACACCTGGTCCTGTTACAGGGAGGGGACCCGGGCGTGCGGGCGCTGCGACAGTTGCGCTCTTCGCCTGAGAGGGTTTTCCCGGGCGGGGATCCGGGATCCCCTGGAGTATGAAATCTCCGAAATGCCCTGA
- a CDS encoding tyrosine-type recombinase/integrase, translating into MGVYPETSLREARERRDEAKKKIESGIDPSHARKAKKESDSGADTFETIAREWFEKFSPTWSPSHGDRIIRRLERDIFPWLGKRSIKDIKAPEFLAVLRRIESRGAVETAHRASQNCGQVFRYAAAMGRTEGDPSGDLRGAIPPTTTKHHASITDPKEIGGLLRAIDSYEGGLVVRCALKLAPLVFVRPGELRRAEWSEIDFEKMEWRIPAEKMKMREQHIVPLSRQALGILRELQPLTGEGKYLFPSPRSWDRPMSENAVLAALRRMGYSGDQMTGHGFRSMASTILIEQGWNRDAIERQLAHAERDEIRAAYNYAQHLPERRKMMQAWANYLDELRIDGQILPFKTKEGMK; encoded by the coding sequence ATGGGAGTCTATCCCGAGACCTCTCTGAGGGAGGCGCGAGAACGTCGTGATGAGGCCAAAAAGAAGATCGAGTCCGGGATCGATCCTTCTCATGCGAGAAAAGCCAAGAAGGAAAGCGACTCTGGGGCGGATACCTTCGAGACGATTGCCCGAGAGTGGTTCGAGAAGTTTTCTCCGACCTGGTCCCCTTCCCATGGGGATCGGATCATCCGGAGATTGGAGAGGGATATTTTTCCCTGGCTTGGAAAGCGTTCCATCAAAGATATCAAGGCTCCAGAGTTCTTGGCCGTTCTCCGGAGGATCGAATCGCGGGGAGCAGTCGAGACGGCACACCGGGCCTCTCAAAATTGCGGACAAGTCTTCCGATATGCAGCGGCGATGGGACGAACAGAGGGGGATCCGTCAGGAGATCTTCGGGGGGCCATTCCTCCGACAACGACAAAGCATCATGCCTCCATTACAGATCCCAAAGAAATCGGAGGGCTCCTCCGGGCGATCGACTCCTATGAAGGGGGATTGGTTGTCCGGTGTGCATTGAAGCTAGCTCCTCTCGTCTTTGTGAGGCCGGGGGAGCTGAGGCGCGCGGAGTGGTCGGAGATCGACTTCGAGAAAATGGAGTGGAGGATCCCTGCTGAAAAGATGAAGATGCGGGAACAACATATTGTCCCCCTCTCCCGTCAGGCCCTTGGGATCCTCCGGGAGCTTCAGCCATTGACCGGGGAAGGAAAGTATCTCTTCCCCTCTCCTCGCTCCTGGGATCGGCCTATGAGCGAAAATGCCGTTCTTGCAGCGCTACGCCGGATGGGGTATTCGGGAGATCAGATGACAGGACATGGTTTCAGAAGTATGGCTTCAACAATTTTGATTGAACAGGGCTGGAATCGGGATGCGATCGAGCGGCAACTGGCCCATGCGGAGCGGGATGAGATCCGTGCGGCCTACAACTATGCCCAGCATCTTCCGGAGAGACGAAAGATGATGCAGGCATGGGCGAATTATCTTGACGAGTTGAGAATTGATGGGCAGATCTTGCCATTCAAAACCAAAGAGGGGATGAAGTGA
- a CDS encoding leucyl aminopeptidase, translated as MNAFNRLFRTKERVWVGMDREKVDKVEIAAKTGDPLTSSAEGLVFGVWDDGRMAQDFRKRLDGALQGEVSRILDNGEFKGSSNDVLFLPTMGKLSARYIVLAGLGSREKTSPELIRKVSGTVARAARSRNLASLASTLVSNDVAEPEHVSEAIVEGTFLALYRFDHYKSTDNKDKKEKNKKGAAVSKDFASLHLFSSREAEKKVRKGIDWAQAILRGTYLARDLGNHPANVATPSMIAQTASVECQKRGIHFVSYDREKLEEMGLGALVGVAKGSMEPARLIQLEYRPSKAANAKPVLLVGKTLTFDSGGISLKPAEKMETMKGDMSGGAAVLGTMMAIADLGIPLWVVGLMPATENMPSGTANKPGDVLRAFNGKTIEVINTDAEGRLILADALSWGVKTFDPALVIDLATLTGAVTVALGAHAIGVLGNDQKRLSEVLEIGERVGEKGWQLPLFEEYFEQIKSPIADIQNVGGRGAGTITAAAFLSNFVDEKPWVHLDIAGTAWVESDEPYKPKGNVGIGIRLLTHYLGKLSEDKDLRKTEKRESRKK; from the coding sequence GTGAACGCGTTTAACCGTCTGTTCCGGACAAAAGAAAGGGTGTGGGTCGGTATGGATCGTGAAAAAGTGGACAAGGTGGAGATTGCGGCAAAAACCGGTGATCCCCTGACCTCCTCTGCGGAGGGTCTGGTTTTCGGAGTCTGGGACGATGGTCGCATGGCCCAGGATTTCCGGAAACGCCTCGATGGTGCCCTGCAGGGGGAGGTTTCCCGGATTCTCGACAACGGGGAATTCAAGGGCTCGTCCAATGATGTCCTGTTCTTGCCGACGATGGGAAAGCTTTCTGCCCGTTATATTGTTCTGGCGGGGCTTGGATCCCGTGAGAAGACCTCACCGGAACTGATCCGGAAAGTCTCCGGAACCGTCGCCCGGGCCGCCCGTTCCCGGAATCTCGCTTCTCTGGCTTCCACTCTTGTTTCGAATGATGTGGCAGAACCGGAACACGTTTCGGAAGCCATCGTCGAGGGGACATTTCTTGCCCTTTATCGGTTTGACCACTACAAAAGCACCGATAACAAGGACAAAAAGGAAAAAAACAAGAAAGGGGCCGCTGTTTCGAAGGATTTTGCGAGCCTGCATCTTTTTTCCTCCCGGGAAGCCGAGAAAAAAGTCCGCAAGGGAATCGACTGGGCGCAGGCCATTCTTCGAGGAACCTATCTCGCCCGGGATCTCGGAAATCATCCGGCCAACGTCGCCACCCCGTCGATGATTGCCCAGACGGCCTCCGTCGAATGCCAGAAGCGGGGAATCCACTTTGTCAGTTATGACCGGGAGAAGCTTGAAGAAATGGGTCTTGGCGCCCTGGTGGGTGTCGCGAAGGGATCGATGGAGCCGGCCAGGCTGATCCAGCTGGAGTATCGTCCTTCGAAAGCCGCGAATGCCAAACCGGTCCTTCTGGTTGGGAAAACGCTGACGTTCGACAGCGGGGGGATTTCCCTCAAGCCTGCCGAAAAGATGGAGACGATGAAGGGGGACATGTCCGGGGGGGCGGCCGTCCTCGGAACGATGATGGCCATCGCCGATCTGGGAATTCCCTTGTGGGTGGTCGGATTGATGCCGGCCACGGAAAACATGCCGTCCGGAACCGCGAACAAGCCGGGCGATGTTCTTCGGGCGTTCAACGGAAAAACCATCGAAGTGATCAACACGGATGCCGAAGGCCGTCTGATCCTGGCGGATGCCCTGTCCTGGGGGGTCAAGACGTTCGATCCGGCGCTCGTCATTGATCTTGCGACGCTGACCGGGGCTGTCACGGTCGCTCTCGGAGCCCACGCCATCGGTGTTCTGGGAAATGATCAGAAACGTCTGTCCGAAGTTCTGGAAATCGGGGAACGCGTCGGTGAAAAGGGGTGGCAGCTTCCCCTTTTCGAGGAGTATTTTGAACAGATCAAGAGCCCGATCGCCGATATCCAGAATGTGGGTGGACGAGGTGCCGGAACCATTACGGCGGCGGCCTTCCTTTCCAATTTTGTCGACGAAAAGCCCTGGGTCCATCTCGATATCGCGGGAACGGCCTGGGTGGAATCGGATGAGCCATACAAGCCCAAGGGGAATGTGGGGATCGGCATTCGCCTGCTCACGCATTATCTCGGAAAGCTTTCTGAGGACAAGGATCTTCGGAAGACCGAAAAACGGGAATCCCGAAAGAAATAG
- a CDS encoding IS256 family transposase, which translates to MAELNLTLNPDLLPNLLTEGGDGLKKLVESVLNQVLEAQMTEHLGADRHERTEERAGYRNGVRERTLTTRVGTVILRVPQTRDGSFSTDLFKRYQRSEQALVLSMMEMVVQGVSTRKVANITEELCGTRFSKSTVSQLSTGLSARVQAWKNRKLSSPYPFVLIDALVIRVRKNESVSPMAALIATGITAEGQREILGLTLGDSENEASWDDMLRDLKHRGLSGVDLIVSDDHKGLKNAAWKHFQGVRWQRCQVHFLRNILGHAPASQRGPLAQALSRLFRSETMEEARMVRNEILRTFEKKAPKAMECLEEGFDETLNILTFPKKYRVRLRSTNSQERLNEEIRRRERVIRIFPNEESAIRLIGALLSEFHEQWSTGKKYLDMTEYHEWKKQESFKTSSTLAIVE; encoded by the coding sequence ATGGCTGAACTTAACCTTACCCTGAACCCGGACCTGTTGCCAAATCTTTTGACCGAGGGAGGAGACGGACTCAAAAAGCTGGTGGAATCCGTTCTGAACCAGGTCCTGGAAGCCCAGATGACGGAACATCTGGGAGCCGACCGGCATGAACGCACGGAAGAACGGGCCGGCTACCGGAACGGCGTTCGAGAACGAACGTTGACCACGCGGGTGGGAACCGTGATTCTTCGCGTTCCCCAAACCCGGGACGGGAGTTTCAGCACCGATCTGTTCAAACGCTACCAACGCTCTGAACAGGCTCTGGTCCTCTCGATGATGGAGATGGTGGTGCAGGGGGTCTCGACCCGAAAGGTCGCCAACATCACCGAGGAGCTGTGTGGCACCCGGTTCTCGAAGTCCACGGTCAGCCAGTTGTCGACCGGGCTCTCCGCCCGGGTCCAGGCCTGGAAGAACCGAAAACTGTCCAGTCCGTATCCGTTCGTGCTGATCGACGCCCTGGTCATTCGGGTGAGAAAGAATGAGAGTGTGTCTCCGATGGCCGCCCTGATCGCCACCGGCATCACCGCAGAGGGACAGCGGGAGATCCTGGGACTGACCCTGGGGGACAGCGAAAACGAAGCGTCCTGGGATGACATGCTCCGTGATCTCAAACATCGAGGACTGTCTGGGGTGGACCTGATCGTCTCCGACGATCACAAAGGGCTCAAGAACGCCGCCTGGAAGCATTTCCAGGGAGTCCGATGGCAACGGTGCCAGGTCCACTTTCTTCGGAATATTCTGGGTCATGCGCCGGCCTCCCAGAGAGGGCCCTTGGCCCAGGCCCTGTCCCGGCTGTTTCGCTCGGAGACGATGGAGGAAGCCCGGATGGTCCGGAACGAAATCCTCCGAACCTTCGAGAAAAAAGCTCCCAAGGCCATGGAGTGCCTGGAGGAAGGGTTTGACGAGACGTTGAACATTTTAACCTTTCCCAAGAAATACCGCGTCCGGCTTCGAAGCACCAATTCCCAGGAGCGGCTCAATGAAGAGATCCGACGACGGGAGCGGGTGATCCGAATCTTCCCGAACGAAGAATCCGCCATCCGTCTCATTGGAGCCCTTCTCTCGGAGTTCCATGAACAATGGAGTACTGGGAAGAAATATCTGGACATGACCGAGTACCACGAATGGAAGAAGCAGGAGTCATTCAAAACCTCTTCGACTCTTGCAATCGTGGAATGA
- a CDS encoding radical SAM protein, which translates to MKITETFRSIQGESRYSGWPCFFIRTTGCPLRCRWCDTTYSFYGGEERTVDSLVGEAVSSGTSLVEITGGEPFVQPELPELCQKLLDLGKTVLIETSGGFPVPSGLNRECRLIVDLKPPGSGMEAWMKAENFAELGTEDEIKAVLTGREDFDWSVQKLEEWGIWGRVPVTFSPVFGECDPRELARWVLDSGLPVRVQIQLHKILFDPQLRGV; encoded by the coding sequence GTGAAAATCACCGAAACATTCCGTTCCATCCAGGGAGAGTCCCGCTATTCCGGATGGCCCTGTTTTTTCATCCGGACGACCGGTTGTCCTCTTCGGTGCCGCTGGTGCGATACCACGTATTCTTTTTATGGGGGAGAGGAGCGAACGGTGGATTCTCTCGTCGGGGAAGCTGTTTCTTCCGGAACGTCCCTCGTTGAAATTACCGGCGGGGAACCCTTTGTTCAACCGGAACTTCCCGAGCTTTGTCAAAAACTTCTTGACCTCGGGAAAACCGTGCTGATTGAAACGTCGGGAGGTTTTCCGGTTCCCTCCGGTCTGAACCGGGAGTGTCGGCTGATTGTCGACCTCAAACCTCCCGGTTCCGGGATGGAAGCCTGGATGAAGGCGGAGAACTTTGCGGAGCTCGGGACGGAGGACGAAATCAAGGCGGTTCTCACGGGCCGGGAAGATTTTGACTGGTCCGTCCAAAAGCTGGAAGAGTGGGGGATATGGGGTCGTGTGCCGGTGACGTTTTCGCCGGTGTTCGGGGAATGTGATCCCCGGGAACTGGCCCGATGGGTCCTGGACTCCGGCCTCCCCGTCCGGGTCCAGATCCAGTTGCACAAGATTCTGTTCGACCCCCAGCTGAGGGGAGTTTAA
- a CDS encoding tetratricopeptide repeat protein, with amino-acid sequence MSKRAGRVLTGTILLFALFSGCQRNHAQVHYHRAEDALVHMDLAGARKEFHAAIKASPSSPLAGEAFYELGRMDDLYGNDPQKAAGHYMKSLENLKDGSLRQRVSIDLATDLEHLGKPDEALAILRGLDGSNLLSTFKPRVWDLTARILEHEGHYREALGYYKKVSDREPDSFRGQKAQFKIGLLESLASDLPSAQRDLGRFVKRYPDSPFTPVARFNLALTWDRLGDHQKALSILESIKGSYPNQGVVLERMSEIRKEMRSSGPSPGKGS; translated from the coding sequence GTGAGCAAGAGAGCGGGTAGGGTTCTGACAGGAACCATCCTCCTGTTTGCCCTTTTTTCCGGTTGCCAGAGAAATCATGCCCAGGTTCACTACCATCGGGCCGAGGACGCGCTTGTCCACATGGATCTCGCCGGAGCCCGGAAGGAATTTCATGCGGCGATAAAGGCTTCTCCGAGTTCTCCCCTTGCGGGAGAGGCTTTCTATGAGCTCGGCCGGATGGATGATCTCTATGGAAACGACCCTCAAAAAGCTGCCGGGCATTACATGAAGTCTCTGGAAAATCTCAAGGACGGGTCTCTCCGGCAACGCGTCTCCATCGACCTTGCGACCGACCTTGAGCATTTGGGGAAGCCCGATGAAGCCCTGGCCATTCTCCGGGGGCTGGACGGGTCCAACCTGCTCTCCACCTTCAAGCCCCGGGTCTGGGACTTGACCGCCCGCATTCTCGAACATGAAGGTCATTACAGGGAAGCGTTGGGGTATTATAAAAAAGTGTCCGATCGGGAGCCGGACAGTTTTCGTGGGCAGAAAGCCCAATTCAAGATCGGCCTTCTGGAAAGTCTGGCGTCCGATCTTCCGTCTGCCCAACGTGACCTTGGGCGCTTTGTAAAGCGCTATCCTGACAGCCCCTTCACCCCGGTCGCCCGATTCAACCTGGCACTGACATGGGATCGCCTGGGTGACCATCAGAAGGCCCTGTCCATCTTGGAGTCGATCAAGGGAAGCTATCCCAACCAGGGGGTCGTTCTGGAGCGCATGTCGGAAATCCGAAAAGAAATGCGTTCCTCCGGACCCTCTCCCGGAAAGGGATCGTAA